TGAGCTTATTTGATAGAATGACTATTATTTGAAAAGAAATGATGGTAGGCTAAGCTTGCTATATATAAACAATTATTAGATTAAGCTTTTGCACAGAAATACAATTATAATTATAAGTTCGAGCGAAGGAGTAATAGAAGGCCAATTAATAACTTCATTGTTAATGAAAGAAATAATAAAAAATATATGAATATGTTGGAGAAGAGGAGACATGAAATTATGAAAACAAAAAAACCCAAAGTAACAGAGATATTGCATCATTTAGGAGAAGAAGATTTACCTTTTGGGGCAGTGAACCCTCCAATTTTTCAAACCTCTATCTTTTCTTTTAAAACATTTGCTGATTTTAAAAATGCATTAAAAGACGAGAAAAATAGTTACATTTATAGCCGGGGAAATAATCCAACAGTTAATTTAGTGGAAGAAAAAATAGCTGAATTAGAACATGGAGAAAAGGCAAAACTAGTTAGTTCAGGGGTAGCAGCTATTTCAGGAAGCATGATGGCTTTTTTAAAATCTGGAGACCATGTAATATCAGTGAGAGATGTATATGGTTGGACTAAAACTTTATTAGAAAAATATCTTAAAAGATTTAACGTTTCCTTTTCTTATGTTGAAGGAACCGACCCTGAAGAAATTGAGAAAAATATAAATAAAAATACCAAAATAATCTATCTTGAAAGTCCTACTACTTTTTCTTTTAAAATTCAGAACCTTAAGCAGATAGCGAAAATAGCAAAAAAACATGGAATTAAAACAATCATAGATAATAGCTGGGCTACTCCCATTTTTCAAAATCCAATTGACTATGGGATAGACCTAGTCGTGCATTCTGTTTCGAAATATATAGGAGGGCATAGTGATGTAGTAGCAGGGGCTATTATAGGCAAGGAAGAAGATATTGCTCATATCTTTAAGACCGAGTTTCAAAATATAGGTACAGTTCCCGATCCTTTTATGGCCTGGCTGGTTTTAAGAGGTTTGAGGACGCTTCATATTAGAATGCGTGTTCATTATGAGAATACACTTAAAATTATCGATTTTTTGAAAAATGAAGAAAAGATTGCCGAGATAAATTACCCATTTTTTAAAGAAAATCCCCAGTTTAAATTAGCAAAAGAACAGATGCGGGGTGGGTCAGGGTTGTTTTCTTTTAAAATAAAAACAAACTCAGAAAATAACATAGCTAAATTTACCGATAGTTTAAAGTATTTTAGGCGGGCAGTAAGTTGGGGTGGTTATGAAAGTCTTATAATACCATATGCGGTAACCCTTTGTGGTGATAATGATAAAGATAGACTATCGTTAGTAAGAGTTCATATTGGATTAGAAGAGTCCGAGTTATTAATTGATGATTTAAAACAAGCATTGTCACAAATCAATTTGTGATCAAAGAAAATCCAAGATAATTAATGTTAGAATGAATAATACTAACGGTTGTTGTTTTAACTGACAGAAAGGATATTATTCTGCAGGGTCGATCTTCTGTTCCTAGTTTTACTGATAATTAAGAATGAGTTTGTAATCGTTGTACTGCTATATTTTTCATAAGAAATAAAAAGTGCTTAAACATTAAGGTAGTGTTTTAGAAAAAGGATGTGGAATAAGATGGTAGTGTACATCATAAAACGTATACTTTCCTCCTTGGTGTCTTTGATCATAGTCACCATCATCATTTTCTCCGTAATGCATAGTATACCTGGAGGGCCATTTGACGAAGAAAAAATGCCTCTTTCTCCGGCAGCAAAGGAAAAAATATTAGAGATGTATGGGCTTAATGACCCTCTATACGTTCAATATTTTAAGTTTATGTGGAATGCCCTTCATTTTAATTTTGGTAAATCTTACCAGAGTCCGGGAGAAGAAATAATTGATTTAGTTAAAAGAACTTTACCGATTAGTGTTTTTATGGGCGGGTTAGGATTAGCTTGGGCTATTAC
Above is a genomic segment from Candidatus Atribacteria bacterium ADurb.Bin276 containing:
- the metB gene encoding Cystathionine gamma-synthase — protein: MKTKKPKVTEILHHLGEEDLPFGAVNPPIFQTSIFSFKTFADFKNALKDEKNSYIYSRGNNPTVNLVEEKIAELEHGEKAKLVSSGVAAISGSMMAFLKSGDHVISVRDVYGWTKTLLEKYLKRFNVSFSYVEGTDPEEIEKNINKNTKIIYLESPTTFSFKIQNLKQIAKIAKKHGIKTIIDNSWATPIFQNPIDYGIDLVVHSVSKYIGGHSDVVAGAIIGKEEDIAHIFKTEFQNIGTVPDPFMAWLVLRGLRTLHIRMRVHYENTLKIIDFLKNEEKIAEINYPFFKENPQFKLAKEQMRGGSGLFSFKIKTNSENNIAKFTDSLKYFRRAVSWGGYESLIIPYAVTLCGDNDKDRLSLVRVHIGLEESELLIDDLKQALSQINL